The Metabacillus litoralis genome contains a region encoding:
- a CDS encoding M24 family metallopeptidase, with translation MKNRIEKVMKWLQEENIDMCFIQSKENVFYLSHFYTDPHERLLGVFIFKEAEPIMVCPNMEVNQAKAAGWENEIIGYSDHEDPWVLIKERVKIRYKHSINKVAVEIDTTSYSRVEKLKQLSNEDVQIVSAEDKLNQLRLIKDKNEIKILTEAAKLADYGVQIGVESLKNGVTEMEVLATIEYELKKKGIREMSFSTMVLFGEKSGDPHGNPGLRQLTDGDFVIFDLGVVLDGYCSDITRTFVYKQANEKQEEIYHTVLQSQLAALEASKPGTRIGDLDEIARKLITDAGYGEYFPHRLGHGLGINVHEYPSMSHINDNLLTEGMVYTIEPGIYIPSIGGVRIEDDVLITESGNKTLTTSPKNFTVIK, from the coding sequence ATGAAAAATCGTATAGAAAAAGTAATGAAATGGCTTCAAGAAGAAAACATTGATATGTGTTTTATTCAATCTAAAGAAAATGTCTTTTATCTATCTCATTTTTATACTGACCCACATGAAAGACTATTGGGGGTTTTTATATTTAAAGAAGCTGAACCTATTATGGTTTGTCCAAATATGGAGGTTAATCAGGCAAAGGCAGCTGGGTGGGAAAATGAAATTATTGGTTATAGTGATCACGAAGATCCATGGGTGTTAATTAAGGAAAGAGTGAAAATTAGATATAAACATTCTATAAATAAAGTTGCGGTGGAAATAGATACTACTTCATACAGTAGGGTTGAAAAGTTAAAACAACTTTCTAATGAAGATGTTCAAATTGTTTCAGCTGAGGATAAGTTAAATCAACTTAGACTAATAAAGGACAAAAATGAAATAAAAATCTTAACTGAGGCTGCTAAACTTGCAGACTATGGAGTCCAAATTGGAGTAGAATCGCTTAAAAATGGTGTTACTGAAATGGAAGTATTGGCGACCATTGAATACGAGCTCAAGAAAAAAGGTATAAGAGAAATGTCATTTTCGACAATGGTTTTATTTGGAGAAAAGTCAGGAGATCCTCATGGAAATCCCGGGTTGAGACAGCTTACTGATGGAGATTTTGTCATATTTGATCTTGGTGTTGTGTTAGACGGTTATTGCTCCGATATTACAAGAACCTTTGTGTATAAACAGGCTAATGAAAAGCAAGAAGAAATCTATCATACTGTATTACAGTCACAGTTAGCTGCATTGGAAGCAAGTAAACCTGGTACCCGAATTGGCGATTTAGATGAAATAGCTAGAAAACTTATAACAGATGCAGGCTATGGCGAATATTTCCCACATCGTCTTGGGCATGGATTAGGAATTAATGTTCATGAATATCCTTCTATGAGTCATATTAATGACAACTTGTTAACAGAAGGGATGGTTTATACAATCGAACCTGGAATATACATACCTTCAATTGGAGGGGTACGTATTGAGGATGATGTGTTAATAACAGAAAGTGGG